A genomic window from Streptomyces broussonetiae includes:
- a CDS encoding ATP-grasp domain-containing protein, with protein MSARRRVAIVDAYSSGRRLAPLFRERGFSCVHIRSTPVVPAVYAPSFVPGDFEAEVVHGGDPGETAARVAEHEPVALIAGIESGVELADTLSEALGLLTNGTQLSSARRDKHRMGETVRAAGLRAARQLLTADEDELLAWYEGEIRARAGDGRPARVVLKPVKSAGNDGVFFCDGPDEIRAAFRSVLGTDSALAIRNDEVLAQEYLFGGEYYVNTVSLDGVHQVCDIWRTSHINANGVRDLLDGAWLLDRHGPLQEKLTRYAFSVLDALGIRHGPAHTELKLTPDGPCLIETGARLCGGDLPRLVRKAVGESQLDWTADAYTEPERFRARAGEPYAIREYVSSMSLIAPRSGTLLSYPRLEQVKALESFHEAKISVNAGEAIRRSVDDFSVPMLVDLAHPVQDVVLRDYATVRYLDGEGFYDIA; from the coding sequence ATGTCAGCACGCCGCAGGGTCGCCATCGTCGACGCCTACTCCTCCGGGCGCCGGCTCGCCCCCCTGTTCCGGGAACGCGGCTTCTCCTGCGTCCACATCCGCAGCACGCCCGTCGTGCCCGCGGTGTACGCGCCCTCCTTCGTACCGGGCGACTTCGAGGCGGAGGTCGTCCACGGCGGCGATCCCGGGGAGACCGCGGCCCGTGTCGCCGAGCACGAGCCGGTCGCGCTCATCGCCGGCATCGAGAGCGGCGTGGAACTGGCCGACACCCTGAGCGAGGCCCTCGGCCTGCTGACCAACGGCACACAGCTCAGCTCCGCCCGCCGGGACAAACACCGCATGGGGGAGACCGTGCGCGCGGCCGGGCTGCGGGCGGCCCGGCAGCTCCTCACCGCCGACGAGGACGAACTGCTCGCCTGGTACGAGGGTGAGATACGGGCCCGCGCGGGCGACGGCCGGCCCGCCCGGGTGGTGCTCAAACCGGTCAAGAGCGCGGGCAACGACGGGGTGTTCTTCTGCGACGGCCCGGACGAGATACGTGCCGCCTTCCGTTCCGTGCTCGGCACCGACAGCGCGCTGGCCATCCGCAACGACGAAGTGCTCGCCCAGGAGTACCTGTTCGGCGGCGAGTACTACGTCAACACGGTCAGCCTCGACGGTGTGCACCAGGTCTGCGACATCTGGAGGACCAGCCACATCAACGCCAACGGCGTACGCGACCTGCTCGACGGCGCCTGGCTGCTGGACCGGCACGGCCCGCTGCAGGAGAAGCTGACCCGGTACGCGTTCTCCGTCCTGGACGCCCTCGGCATCCGGCACGGCCCCGCCCACACCGAGCTGAAACTGACCCCCGACGGCCCGTGTCTGATCGAGACCGGCGCCCGGCTGTGCGGTGGCGACCTGCCCCGCCTGGTGCGCAAGGCGGTGGGGGAGAGCCAGCTGGACTGGACGGCCGACGCCTACACCGAACCGGAGCGCTTCCGGGCCCGGGCCGGAGAGCCGTACGCCATCCGTGAGTACGTCTCCTCGATGTCGCTGATCGCACCCCGCTCCGGCACCCTGCTCAGCTACCCACGGCTGGAGCAGGTCAAGGCGCTGGAGAGCTTCCACGAGGCGAAGATCTCCGTGAACGCGGGCGAGGCGATCCGGCGCAGCGTCGACGACTTCAGCGTGCCGATGCTGGTCGACCTCGCGCACCCCGTGCAGGACGTGGTCCTGCGCGACTACGCGACGGTGCGCTACCTGGACGGGGAAGGGTTCTATGACATCGCCTGA
- the ddaH gene encoding dimethylargininase, giving the protein MTSTTAPATPERTFRPRRYLMCRPVHFEVTYSINPWMDPTKPVDAELAVAQWEALYALYRELGHTVDLIDPLPGLPDMVYAANGATVVDGKVLGARFRNAERAAEGPAYLEWFRSHGFGETHDPEHINEGEGDFLVTGSWILAGRGFRSTAEGHREAQEFFGRPVIGLELTDPRYYHLDTALAVLDGDEIMYNPEAFTPGSREVLRRLFPDALLVGPEDAGVFGLNAVSDGRHVVLPEAAQNLSGRLRERGFEPLGLDLSELLKGGGSVKCCTLEIRG; this is encoded by the coding sequence ATGACGTCCACGACCGCGCCCGCCACCCCTGAGCGCACCTTCCGTCCCCGCCGCTACCTCATGTGCCGACCCGTCCACTTCGAGGTGACGTACTCCATCAACCCCTGGATGGATCCCACCAAGCCGGTCGACGCCGAGCTGGCCGTCGCCCAGTGGGAGGCGCTGTACGCCCTGTACCGCGAACTCGGTCACACCGTCGACCTCATCGACCCGCTGCCCGGCCTGCCCGACATGGTGTACGCGGCCAACGGCGCCACCGTGGTGGACGGCAAGGTGCTGGGCGCCCGGTTCCGCAACGCGGAGCGCGCCGCCGAGGGTCCGGCCTATCTGGAGTGGTTCCGGTCCCACGGCTTCGGCGAGACCCACGACCCCGAGCACATCAACGAGGGGGAGGGCGACTTCCTCGTCACCGGCAGCTGGATCCTGGCCGGCCGGGGCTTTCGCAGCACCGCCGAGGGCCACCGGGAGGCACAGGAGTTCTTCGGCCGCCCGGTCATCGGCCTGGAACTGACCGATCCGCGCTACTACCACCTCGACACCGCGCTGGCCGTGCTGGACGGCGACGAGATCATGTACAACCCCGAGGCGTTCACGCCGGGCAGCCGGGAGGTGCTGCGCCGGCTGTTCCCGGACGCCCTGCTGGTCGGGCCCGAGGACGCCGGGGTCTTCGGACTCAACGCCGTCAGCGACGGCCGGCACGTGGTGCTTCCCGAGGCCGCCCAGAACCTGAGCGGCCGGCTGCGGGAGCGGGGCTTCGAGCCGCTCGGCCTCGACCTGTCCGAGCTGCTCAAGGGCGGCGGCAGCGTCAAGTGCTGCACTCTGGAGATACGCGGCTGA
- a CDS encoding helix-turn-helix domain-containing protein, with protein sequence MTELTAQARRTVLISLSGQSEQLAAVRSVLGDLRARGTAGPGGVTVRVLGPAAALRELPAWADDVTELRVTGRPLAESLVTDGTEALTHAPGDAAGDLLVRDRAAVRVLTSLFMAAWEASLPWSEWLRLDAYLTSDTARGVLDRLRAGVTDAIAAHELGLSLRTYRRHVARILECLGVSSRFSGGTRAAELKLFDMP encoded by the coding sequence ATGACGGAGCTGACCGCCCAGGCCCGGCGCACCGTGCTGATCTCGCTGTCCGGCCAGAGCGAGCAGCTCGCGGCCGTGCGCTCCGTGCTGGGTGACCTCAGAGCCCGGGGCACGGCCGGCCCCGGCGGGGTCACCGTGCGCGTCCTCGGGCCCGCCGCCGCACTGCGCGAGCTGCCGGCCTGGGCGGACGACGTGACGGAACTGCGGGTGACCGGCCGTCCGCTCGCCGAGTCCCTGGTGACGGACGGCACCGAGGCGCTGACCCATGCACCGGGTGACGCCGCGGGTGACCTGCTGGTCCGGGACCGGGCCGCGGTCCGCGTGCTGACCTCGCTGTTCATGGCCGCCTGGGAGGCCTCGCTGCCCTGGTCGGAGTGGTTGCGGCTGGACGCCTATCTCACCAGCGACACCGCGCGCGGGGTTCTGGACCGGTTGAGAGCAGGCGTCACGGACGCGATCGCGGCCCACGAACTGGGCCTTTCCTTGCGCACGTACCGTCGGCACGTCGCCAGAATCCTGGAGTGTCTGGGAGTCAGTTCCCGCTTTTCCGGTGGTACCCGAGCAGCCGAATTGAAGCTGTTTGACATGCCTTGA
- a CDS encoding helix-turn-helix domain-containing protein has product MLPTTEVLEQDLLKVRGLVESMAAQRRNQTANDSLVTQLSLNPESLEEAAQNLMSQASETLCLIIGERSETATAVISAFRRIAPVLAPQVTVRALVPPVTRTREALAALFPERAQVRLAMLSGLTAVVSDAKTTLVSNTPGDPSLIHNSSVATNLRALFDTVWPTAQVLDQHLRLREQSHAEELRRVLGCLQEGLIDDVAARKVSMSVRTYRRHVADLMALLGTSSRFQAGARAVETGLLPRRSTRVAARPVPADIVSRVSPECST; this is encoded by the coding sequence GTGTTGCCGACCACGGAAGTTCTGGAGCAGGATCTGCTCAAGGTCCGGGGCCTGGTGGAATCAATGGCCGCACAACGGCGCAACCAGACGGCGAACGACTCCCTCGTCACCCAGCTCTCACTGAACCCCGAATCCCTGGAAGAAGCGGCACAAAACCTTATGTCGCAGGCTTCGGAAACCCTCTGTCTCATCATCGGCGAGCGCTCGGAGACGGCCACCGCGGTCATCTCCGCCTTTCGCCGTATCGCCCCCGTACTGGCCCCACAGGTCACGGTACGGGCGCTCGTCCCACCCGTCACCCGGACCCGGGAAGCGCTCGCCGCGCTGTTTCCGGAAAGGGCACAAGTGCGTCTCGCCATGCTCTCGGGTCTGACCGCGGTCGTCTCCGACGCGAAAACGACCCTGGTGTCGAACACCCCGGGCGATCCCTCACTGATACACAACTCGTCCGTCGCGACCAACCTGCGCGCGCTCTTCGACACCGTCTGGCCCACCGCGCAGGTGCTGGACCAGCACCTGCGCCTCAGAGAGCAGAGCCATGCCGAGGAACTGCGCCGCGTCCTCGGCTGCTTGCAGGAAGGGCTCATCGACGACGTCGCGGCCAGGAAGGTGTCCATGTCCGTGCGCACCTACCGCCGCCACGTCGCCGACCTCATGGCCCTGCTGGGCACCAGCTCCCGGTTCCAGGCCGGTGCCAGGGCCGTCGAGACGGGCCTGCTGCCACGGCGGTCGACGCGCGTAGCGGCCAGGCCCGTCCCGGCGGACATCGTCAGCCGCGTATCTCCAGAGTGCAGCACTTGA
- a CDS encoding SDR family oxidoreductase, with protein MGSLNTSTPVVVSGVSRGLGAALARRFAELGHPVAGCGRDRAALDLLRADLGAGHLITVADVTDADAVQTWAEQTVRQLGAPALVVANAGYISPQTPVWETSPADFRTTVDVNVVGVYTLARAFLPRIAAGGTFVAVSSGWGRNPRGRLAAYTASKFAVEGFTKAIAQEAEELLPGVTAVAVDPGGGVDTDMLATCLPDEHTEYPGPQEWARVAADYLLNDVPKEPNGASLTVPSPWA; from the coding sequence ATGGGTTCCCTCAACACCAGCACGCCCGTCGTCGTCTCCGGCGTGAGCCGGGGCCTGGGCGCCGCCCTGGCCCGCCGCTTCGCCGAACTGGGCCACCCCGTCGCCGGCTGCGGTCGCGACCGCGCGGCCCTGGACCTGCTCCGCGCCGACCTCGGCGCGGGCCACCTGATCACCGTGGCCGACGTCACCGACGCCGACGCCGTCCAGACCTGGGCCGAGCAGACCGTACGGCAACTCGGCGCGCCCGCGCTGGTCGTCGCCAACGCCGGGTACATCAGCCCGCAGACCCCGGTGTGGGAGACCAGCCCGGCGGACTTCCGCACCACCGTCGACGTCAACGTCGTCGGCGTCTACACCCTGGCCCGCGCCTTCCTGCCCCGCATCGCGGCCGGCGGCACCTTCGTCGCCGTCTCCTCGGGCTGGGGCCGCAACCCGCGCGGCAGGCTGGCCGCCTACACCGCGAGCAAGTTCGCCGTCGAGGGCTTCACCAAGGCCATCGCCCAGGAGGCCGAGGAACTGCTGCCGGGCGTCACCGCCGTCGCCGTGGACCCGGGCGGCGGCGTGGACACCGACATGCTCGCCACCTGTCTGCCGGACGAACACACCGAGTACCCGGGCCCGCAGGAGTGGGCGAGGGTGGCTGCCGACTACCTGCTCAACGACGTACCCAAGGAGCCGAACGGGGCTTCCCTGACTGTTCCGTCGCCTTGGGCGTGA
- a CDS encoding SDR family oxidoreductase, whose protein sequence is MTLENGNRTGREHGARRVVITGAARDFGRTLALFFARRGDEVLLCARDLTAAERVADEIRGLGHGQVHALRCDLADPASVRSCTDEIATLTDHVDVLVNNGARWLPGEDLASAEDEDIAATVASTVTGTVLVTKHLLPLLLKSERPDVVNLISSAGLTGNHRTQAHAAFYAAKHGQAGLADLLSPQLRPHGVRVISLYPPDFSNPDPLGPDWDTTPRGAGDKLTAHSLVECVMFAIDQPRDCFIKAFHFEQTV, encoded by the coding sequence GTGACACTTGAGAACGGCAACCGGACCGGCCGGGAGCACGGCGCCCGGCGCGTGGTCATCACCGGAGCCGCCCGGGACTTCGGCAGAACGCTCGCCCTCTTCTTCGCCCGCCGGGGAGACGAAGTCCTGCTCTGCGCACGGGACCTGACGGCGGCCGAGCGGGTCGCCGACGAGATCCGCGGCCTCGGGCACGGCCAGGTCCACGCCTTGCGCTGCGACCTGGCGGACCCGGCGTCGGTGCGCTCCTGCACCGACGAGATCGCCACGCTGACCGACCACGTCGACGTGCTGGTCAACAACGGTGCCCGCTGGCTGCCCGGCGAGGACCTCGCCTCCGCCGAGGACGAGGACATCGCCGCCACGGTCGCCTCGACCGTGACCGGCACCGTCCTCGTCACCAAGCACCTGCTGCCGCTGCTCCTGAAGTCCGAACGGCCCGACGTGGTCAACCTGATCTCGTCGGCCGGGCTCACCGGGAACCACCGCACCCAGGCCCACGCCGCGTTCTACGCGGCCAAGCACGGACAGGCCGGCCTCGCCGATCTGCTCTCGCCCCAGCTGCGCCCGCACGGCGTGCGGGTCATCTCGCTGTACCCGCCCGACTTCAGCAACCCGGACCCGCTCGGCCCCGACTGGGACACGACGCCCCGCGGGGCCGGCGACAAGCTCACCGCCCACTCCCTCGTGGAGTGCGTCATGTTCGCGATCGACCAGCCACGGGACTGCTTCATCAAGGCGTTCCACTTCGAACAGACCGTCTGA
- a CDS encoding cupin has translation MTLLQVLPATGEAKPLLTTQDPDRIAAELGAHGARFERWPLKDLPAGFGDEDVLASYRAEADRFSAETGLGHVEVVRMAPDDSDPQWATEARASRDRYFNEHTHRSDEVWFFAQGRCGFYLRLAGDDTVHVLIAEPGDLVCTPKGVRHWFDMGATPDFAALHIYVAETDWDEAFTGDPIASRFPHMEELLTAAR, from the coding sequence ATGACACTGCTCCAGGTTCTGCCGGCCACGGGCGAGGCGAAGCCGCTGCTGACCACCCAGGACCCCGACCGCATCGCGGCCGAACTCGGCGCGCACGGCGCCCGGTTCGAGCGGTGGCCCCTCAAGGACCTGCCGGCCGGCTTCGGCGACGAGGACGTGCTCGCCTCGTACCGGGCCGAGGCCGACCGCTTCTCGGCCGAGACCGGCCTGGGTCACGTCGAGGTGGTCCGGATGGCACCGGACGACTCCGACCCCCAGTGGGCCACCGAGGCCCGCGCGTCCCGGGACCGCTACTTCAACGAGCACACCCACCGCTCGGACGAGGTCTGGTTCTTCGCCCAGGGCCGCTGCGGCTTCTATCTGCGGCTGGCCGGCGACGACACCGTGCATGTGCTGATCGCCGAGCCGGGCGACCTGGTGTGCACCCCTAAGGGCGTGCGGCACTGGTTCGACATGGGCGCAACGCCCGACTTCGCCGCCCTGCACATCTACGTCGCCGAGACCGACTGGGACGAGGCCTTCACCGGCGATCCGATCGCGTCCCGCTTCCCGCACATGGAAGAGCTGCTGACCGCGGCCCGCTGA
- a CDS encoding HAD family hydrolase: MPLSDHAGTRLEQALATHRLVVFDLDGVLVDSNELKVECMREALAEFGPELVDPYVHEFRRTFGRSRREHFLAFHQDHLGGEQATGERFETFYERCAGGYAELLAERYPKAPLCPDADRLVRALSARGLPLYVATGTLTAEAERVLDGHGLVGEFRAVLGGEEPKARRLAAALSAEGAAPGEAVLLGDSRQDLLAAQAVGMGFVLVTGHGFFPPAQVLDGADGQNALVAAGLDPSGLLTGTVAYEGRAGR, translated from the coding sequence ATGCCGCTGTCTGACCACGCCGGCACGCGCCTCGAGCAGGCGCTGGCCACTCACCGCCTCGTCGTGTTCGACCTCGACGGTGTGCTCGTGGACTCCAACGAGCTGAAGGTGGAGTGCATGCGCGAGGCGCTGGCGGAGTTCGGTCCGGAACTCGTGGACCCCTACGTCCACGAGTTCCGCCGGACCTTCGGCCGCTCCCGCCGCGAGCACTTCCTCGCCTTCCACCAGGACCATCTGGGCGGAGAACAGGCCACGGGGGAGAGATTCGAGACGTTCTACGAGCGCTGTGCGGGTGGCTACGCCGAACTGCTCGCCGAGCGCTACCCCAAGGCACCGCTGTGCCCCGACGCCGACCGGCTGGTGCGCGCCCTGTCCGCGCGCGGACTGCCGCTGTACGTGGCCACCGGCACCCTGACCGCCGAGGCGGAACGGGTCCTGGACGGGCACGGGCTGGTGGGCGAGTTCCGGGCCGTGCTCGGCGGCGAGGAACCCAAGGCGCGGCGCCTGGCCGCGGCGCTCAGCGCCGAGGGCGCAGCGCCCGGCGAGGCGGTCCTGCTCGGCGACTCGCGCCAGGACCTGCTCGCCGCCCAGGCAGTCGGCATGGGCTTCGTGCTCGTCACCGGGCACGGATTCTTCCCGCCGGCCCAGGTGCTCGACGGCGCGGACGGGCAAAATGCGCTGGTGGCGGCCGGATTGGACCCCAGCGGCTTGCTGACCGGCACAGTGGCGTACGAGGGTCGTGCGGGGCGCTGA
- a CDS encoding EamA/RhaT family transporter, whose translation MTSPDPARRAGTLVGPLLVLSYCVANSVKSVVEGRLVQDISPEFYAFNAFFVIQVLYLALCRDHRALLAAVRRCLPDVLAYNVTTTLSWVAVLYALRVFEPAVTNSLIVGMVPVLTILIGGRLRPQARPSRTEVLSSLGVLASMGYLAAMTLTGSSGTGSVSAGGFVLGVVASVVTAAAVAGNTFYTKRLGEAGMKPGQMMACRFPLLLVSTLVLFLVRGSAAPYSAVNVTLFLVLGLGVAGTLLLLQVGITRTEPMTVSLLFGSNLILTFAIQFFDPRIDQSVHTLIGVLLLTGFILWGSLSGVRQAAGADREPPRAPAPATDTSPHRS comes from the coding sequence ATGACATCGCCTGACCCGGCCCGGCGGGCCGGAACGCTCGTCGGACCGCTGCTGGTCCTCAGCTACTGCGTGGCCAACTCGGTCAAGTCGGTGGTCGAGGGCCGGCTGGTGCAGGACATCAGCCCCGAGTTCTACGCGTTCAACGCCTTCTTCGTCATCCAGGTGCTCTACCTGGCGCTGTGCCGGGACCACCGGGCGCTGCTCGCGGCCGTACGCCGCTGTCTGCCGGACGTCCTCGCCTACAACGTGACGACGACCCTGAGCTGGGTGGCGGTGCTCTACGCGCTGCGCGTGTTCGAGCCGGCGGTGACCAACTCGCTGATCGTCGGCATGGTGCCGGTCCTGACCATCCTGATCGGCGGCCGGCTGCGCCCGCAGGCCCGTCCCTCGCGTACCGAGGTCCTCTCCTCGCTGGGCGTGCTGGCCTCCATGGGCTACCTCGCCGCGATGACCCTGACCGGCTCCTCGGGCACCGGGTCCGTCTCCGCCGGCGGATTCGTGCTCGGCGTGGTGGCCAGCGTGGTCACCGCGGCGGCGGTGGCCGGCAACACCTTCTACACCAAGCGCCTGGGCGAGGCGGGCATGAAACCGGGCCAGATGATGGCCTGCCGCTTCCCGCTGCTCCTCGTCTCCACCCTCGTGCTCTTCCTCGTCCGGGGCAGCGCCGCCCCCTACTCCGCCGTCAACGTCACGCTGTTCCTGGTGCTCGGCCTGGGCGTGGCCGGCACCCTGCTGCTGCTCCAGGTGGGCATCACCCGTACCGAGCCGATGACGGTGTCCCTGCTGTTCGGCAGCAATCTGATCCTGACGTTCGCCATCCAGTTCTTCGACCCGCGCATCGACCAGTCCGTGCACACCCTGATCGGGGTGCTGCTGCTGACCGGCTTCATCCTCTGGGGCAGCCTCTCCGGGGTCCGGCAGGCCGCCGGAGCGGACCGCGAACCACCCCGGGCGCCGGCGCCCGCCACCGACACCTCACCACACCGCAGCTGA
- a CDS encoding SDR family oxidoreductase encodes MENLRVVITGAARDFGRTLAIVLARQGAEVFLSARSLDGARRTEQEIRDLGHDRVHAFACDITDPESVRAFAEGVRERAGAVDVLLNNGANWLESEDLTTADDIDILATTASAGGTVLMVKHFLPLLRASQRPDIVTLVSAAATPNYTGCAGHEAFYAAKGGQAAFTGILSKRLRAEGIRVISLFPPDFDNVDPLSPEWEGASRTAKDTLTAQSVAECVTFAVGQPRDCFLSQLHFEPSH; translated from the coding sequence ATGGAGAACCTCCGCGTCGTCATCACCGGAGCCGCCCGGGACTTCGGGCGCACCCTGGCCATCGTCCTCGCCCGGCAGGGCGCCGAGGTGTTCCTCTCCGCGCGCAGCCTGGACGGCGCGCGCCGCACCGAGCAGGAGATCCGCGACCTCGGCCACGACCGGGTGCACGCGTTCGCCTGCGACATCACCGACCCCGAGTCCGTACGCGCCTTCGCCGAGGGCGTGCGGGAACGGGCCGGTGCCGTCGACGTGCTCCTCAACAACGGCGCCAACTGGCTGGAGAGCGAGGACCTCACCACCGCGGACGACATCGACATCCTTGCCACCACCGCGTCCGCCGGCGGCACCGTCCTGATGGTCAAGCACTTCCTGCCGCTGCTGCGCGCCTCCCAGCGGCCCGACATCGTCACCCTGGTCTCGGCTGCGGCGACGCCGAACTACACCGGCTGCGCGGGCCACGAGGCGTTCTACGCGGCCAAGGGCGGCCAGGCCGCGTTCACCGGCATCCTGTCCAAGCGGCTGCGCGCGGAGGGCATCCGCGTGATCTCCCTGTTCCCGCCGGACTTCGACAACGTCGACCCGCTGTCGCCCGAGTGGGAGGGCGCCTCGCGCACCGCCAAGGACACCCTGACCGCCCAGTCCGTCGCGGAGTGCGTCACCTTCGCGGTGGGCCAGCCGCGGGACTGCTTCCTCAGCCAGCTGCACTTCGAGCCCAGCCACTGA